Proteins co-encoded in one Streptomyces sp. NBC_01283 genomic window:
- a CDS encoding aspartate kinase: MASAPSTHQRPTLDQRPARVLKFGGTSMGTTPEQLARIARIVAAAHRHSNVVAVVSARGDSTDRLIDEARSAVAVPPSRELDQLMATGEARSAALLAMALHELRIPAVSLLGAQAGFTVSGEHTNGRIEKLDTTRLRQTLSHGQVAVVAGFQGLTADGDVITLGRGGSDTSAVALAVALGAAACEIYTDVDGVFSADPRIVPQARLIPVVRNSVMSEMAYAGARVLHTRSVELAGRAGVALHVRSTFSRSPGTVVVSEQEGEPVMLETEDRVAAVSHEPGNARITIVSASPEAPLPGTEVLALLADASVPIDVMTRFTDRAQRHGWDFTVPAKDIDTVTSLLATLPCRVAVDPAVAKVSVVGSGLLSDPRTLGRLLNTLLAEGIDPLSLATSQSRISATVAEPDCSRAVAALHAEFVSAPDLHESIGSTAVTVGSSV; the protein is encoded by the coding sequence GTGGCATCCGCACCCTCCACCCATCAGCGCCCCACCCTCGACCAGCGCCCGGCTCGCGTACTCAAGTTCGGCGGGACCTCGATGGGAACCACCCCCGAGCAGCTCGCACGGATCGCGCGCATCGTTGCCGCAGCCCACCGGCACAGCAACGTCGTGGCCGTCGTCTCCGCCCGCGGCGATTCCACCGACCGGCTCATCGACGAGGCACGTTCGGCCGTCGCCGTGCCGCCGAGCCGCGAACTCGACCAGTTGATGGCCACGGGAGAAGCCCGCTCGGCCGCCCTGCTGGCGATGGCACTGCACGAACTGCGCATCCCCGCGGTGTCATTGCTGGGAGCGCAGGCCGGATTCACCGTGTCCGGCGAGCACACCAACGGGCGCATCGAAAAGCTGGACACCACACGGCTGCGCCAGACGCTGTCCCATGGGCAAGTGGCCGTCGTGGCCGGCTTCCAGGGCCTGACCGCGGACGGCGATGTCATCACCCTGGGCCGGGGCGGCTCCGATACGTCGGCCGTGGCTCTGGCCGTCGCACTCGGCGCCGCGGCCTGCGAGATATACACCGACGTCGACGGCGTCTTCTCGGCAGACCCGCGCATCGTGCCGCAGGCTCGGCTGATTCCGGTCGTCCGCAACAGCGTCATGTCGGAGATGGCCTATGCCGGAGCCCGGGTACTGCACACGCGCTCGGTGGAACTGGCCGGCCGCGCGGGCGTCGCCCTGCACGTACGGAGCACCTTCAGCCGCAGCCCGGGGACCGTCGTGGTCTCCGAACAGGAAGGAGAACCCGTCATGTTGGAAACCGAGGACCGTGTGGCAGCGGTGTCCCACGAGCCGGGGAACGCCCGGATCACGATCGTGAGCGCCTCTCCCGAGGCCCCACTGCCGGGGACCGAAGTTCTGGCCCTGCTGGCCGACGCGTCGGTGCCGATCGACGTGATGACCAGGTTCACCGACAGGGCGCAGCGGCACGGGTGGGACTTCACGGTGCCGGCCAAGGACATCGACACCGTGACCAGCCTGCTCGCGACCCTGCCCTGCCGGGTCGCGGTCGACCCCGCCGTGGCCAAGGTGTCGGTCGTCGGCTCCGGTCTGCTCAGCGACCCCCGAACCCTGGGCCGCCTGCTGAACACGCTGCTCGCCGAGGGGATCGACCCCCTGTCCCTGGCCACCTCGCAGAGCCGGATCTCCGCGACGGTCGCCGAACCCGACTGCTCCCGCGCGGTGGCGGCCCTGCACGCGGAGTTCGTGTCCGCACCCGACCTGCACGAGTCGATCGGATCGACGGCCGTCACCGTCGGTTCATCCGTTTGA
- a CDS encoding MBL fold metallo-hydrolase: MTEPDLLRAGHHLRVLRQSRTTGNADGVFAYIPPDEGWCQNNAGIITGPEGVTVIDTVATEARTQALRASMEALRAGPVRKVVSTHHHGGPISRNGAFPEATVIAHSLTRSEMAETEPAPTELWPGAGRGDVRPVLPSVTFDERLTLYSGERRIELVFCGPAHTTNDVVVWLPGDRVLFTGDVVLAGAAPCTVMGSVEGALAAIRTLRAFGARTVVCGRGPIRGAKVFDETEAYLRWIQIVAMEGWQQGLTPLETARRTGTGRFCHLTRAERIVGNLHRAYAELEGGALGRPLELPQIFREMAEFNHMASPPLP, from the coding sequence ATGACCGAGCCGGATCTGCTCCGCGCCGGGCACCACCTGCGGGTACTGCGACAGTCGCGCACGACGGGTAACGCCGACGGGGTGTTCGCCTACATCCCACCCGACGAGGGCTGGTGCCAGAACAACGCGGGCATCATCACGGGCCCCGAGGGGGTCACGGTCATCGACACGGTCGCGACCGAAGCACGCACGCAGGCCCTGCGCGCCTCCATGGAAGCCCTGCGCGCGGGACCCGTCCGCAAGGTCGTCAGCACACACCATCACGGCGGCCCCATCTCCCGCAACGGTGCCTTCCCCGAGGCGACCGTCATCGCGCATTCGCTGACGCGCAGCGAGATGGCGGAGACAGAACCCGCTCCGACGGAGCTGTGGCCTGGCGCCGGCCGGGGCGACGTGCGTCCCGTTCTGCCCTCGGTCACTTTCGACGAGCGCCTCACCCTGTACAGCGGGGAGCGACGCATCGAGCTCGTCTTCTGCGGGCCCGCGCACACCACCAACGACGTGGTGGTGTGGCTGCCGGGAGACCGGGTGCTGTTCACCGGCGACGTGGTGCTGGCGGGGGCGGCCCCGTGCACGGTGATGGGCTCCGTGGAAGGGGCGTTGGCGGCCATCAGGACCCTGCGGGCCTTCGGCGCCCGTACGGTCGTCTGCGGGCGCGGTCCCATCCGGGGCGCGAAGGTCTTCGACGAGACGGAGGCCTACCTGCGGTGGATCCAGATCGTCGCGATGGAGGGCTGGCAGCAAGGCCTGACACCGCTGGAGACCGCCAGGAGGACAGGGACGGGCCGCTTCTGCCACCTGACCCGCGCCGAGCGCATCGTGGGCAACCTCCACCGGGCCTACGCCGAACTCGAGGGCGGCGCCTTGGGCCGGCCCCTGGAACTGCCCCAGATCTTCCGGGAGATGGCGGAGTTCAACCACATGGCGTCACCACCGCTTCCCTGA